In one window of Mercurialis annua linkage group LG4, ddMerAnnu1.2, whole genome shotgun sequence DNA:
- the LOC126678104 gene encoding ultraviolet-B receptor UVR8 — protein MDIAEIIGETTTKSMTLPTKSAIYIWGYNQNGQTGRKGKEQQLRIPKQLPPDLFGCPAGANARWLDISCGREHTAAVASDGSLFTWGANEFGQLGDGTEDVRKYPQKVKELETEFVKSVSCGANCTAAIAEPRENDGTISSSRLWVWGQNQGSNYPRLFWGAFTPNTIVRQVSCGAVHVVALSDDGRLQAWGYNECGQLGRGITCEGLQGPRVINAYAKFLDEAPELVKITRVSCGEYHTAAISDKGELYTWGLGNMGQLGHTSLQSGDKELLPRRVVALDGVVITDVACGGVHTCAVTQKGALYAWGGSQAGQLGLGPQTGSFSFIPSDTESFLRNIPALVLPTDVQLVACGHSRTLVCLRDGRIHGWGYNSYGQAANEKTTYAWYPSPVDWCVGEVRKLAAGGGHSAVLTDACSLKELCEFRLADNVTLSNASEIEDVASRTGADALARLCGRLREHLLDGGEIDYEDDETGIGKK, from the exons ATGGATATTGCTGAGATTATTGGGGAGACAACAACAAAGTCAATGACTTTGCCAACAAAGAGTGCAATTTATATATGGGGATACAACCAGAATGGGCAAACTGGCAGAAAAGGGAAGGAGCAACAGTTGAGAATTCCTAAACAGCTTCCTCCTGATCTTTTTGGGTGCCCTGCTGGTGCTAATGCTCGTTGGCTAGATATCTCTTGTGGCCGTGAACACACTGCTGCTGTTGCCTCTGATGGCTCTCTCTTCACTTGGG GTGCTAATGAATTTGGTCAACTCGGAGATGGAACTGAGGATGTTAGGAAGTACCCACAGAAAGTAAAGGAATTGGAGACTGAGTTTGTGAAATCTGTATCTTGTGGAGCAAATTGTACCGCGGCAATTGCAGAACCTCGTGAAAATGACGGAACCATATCAAGCAGTAGACTTTGGGTTTGGGGACAAAATCAA GGATCAAATTATCCACGATTATTCTGGGGAGCCTTCACACCAAATACG ATTGTCCGTCAAGTATCTTGTGGTGCAGTTCATGTGGTGGCTTTATCAGATGATGGCCGACTGCAAGCTTGGG GCTACAATGAATGCGGTCAACTGGGCAGAGGTATTACTTGTGAAGGACTGCAAGGGCCTCGTGTAATAAATGCTTATGCAAAATTTCTCGATGAAGCCCCTGAGCTTGTGAAGATTACCCGGGTATCATGTGGGGAGTACCACACAGCAGCCATTTCTGACAAAGGCGAGCT CTATACTTGGGGGCTTGGGAATATGGGCCAACTTGGGCATACTTCTCTTCAGTCTGGGGATAAAGAGTTATTGCCTAGGCGAGTGGTAGCCCTCGACGGAGTTGTGATAACGGATGTTGCGTGTGGAGGCGTACATACCTGTGCTGTGACTCAGAAAGGAGCTCTTTATGCTTGGGGTGGTAGTCAGGCTGGGCAGTTGGGCCTTGGGCCACAGACTGGATCTTTTTCATTCATTCCAAGTGATACGGAATCATTTCTTCGGAATATCCCTGCTTTGGTTCTCCCAACAGATGTGCAGCTTGTTGCCTGTGGACATTCTCGCACACTCGTTTGTTTGAGGGATGGACGAATACATGGATGGGGTTATAATAGCTACGGGCAGGCAGCTAATGAGAAAACTACATATGCTTGGTATCCGTCACCAGTTGACTG GTGTGTAGGAGAGGTGAGAAAACTAGCAGCTGGTGGTGGCCATTCGGCTGTCTTGACTGATGCTTGTTCCTTAAAAGAGCTGTGCGAGTTTAGACTTGCAGATAATGTGACGCTATCAAACGCTTCAGAGATTGAGGATGTTGCGTCTAGAACTGGTGCAGATGCTTTAGCTCGCCTTTGCGGAAGATTGAG GGAACATTTGCTTGATGGCGGCGAGATAGATTATGAAGATGATGAGACTGGAATTGGGAAGAAGTAA
- the LOC126676126 gene encoding uncharacterized protein LOC126676126, with translation MNNITGSEIAGLGVGSLLLCCAIAAPKIDAFISSSQRSSLGMCKTCGDLKMVPCSNCKGIGMVKADGPINFNMMNDLYQSFGGVSKVKTFKCSKCQARGRFSCPNCSKLPSV, from the exons ATGAATAATATAACAGGAAGTGAAATAGCAGGGCTGGGCGTTGGTTCTTTACTGTTATGTTGTGCCATTGCTGCTCCTAAAATTGATGCTTttatttcttcttcacaaaGAAG TTCTCTGGGGATGTGCAAGACGTGCGGTGATCTAAAGATGGTTCCGTGCTCAAACTGCAAAGGAATCGGAATGGTGAAGGCAGATGGACCGATAAATTTCAACATGATGAATGACTTGTATCAGTCCTTTGGCGGTGTATCGAAAGTGAAGACCTTTAAATGTTCTAAATGTCAAGCTCGAGGTCGATTCTCATGCCCTAACTGCTCTAAATTACCTTCAGTTTAA
- the LOC126676347 gene encoding uncharacterized protein LOC126676347 isoform X1 encodes MRLVALYNKNHIFNILSGSRHLRIMAESASNSSGKKLIRIDVSSDSVCPWCFVGKRNLDKAVAASKDRFDFEIKWHPYFLNPSAPKEGVNKLQYYREKFGSRTDGIVARMTEVFKGLDLEYNISGLTGNTLDSHRLIYFAGQQSLDKQHKLVEELFLGYFTQAKYIGDRDFLLNCAAKVGIEGAADFLADPNNGVKEVNEDLEKYSGNITGVPYYVINGKHKLSGGQPPEVFIRAFEVTAN; translated from the exons ATGCGTTTGGTAGCTCTTTACAACAAAAATCACATCTTCAACATTCTTTCCG GTAGCAGACACTTAAGGATCATGGCCGAGTCAGCAAGTAACAGCAGCGGGAAGAAGCTTATTCGAATTGATGTCAGTTCAGACTCTGTATGCCCATGGTGCTTTGTTGGCAAGAGAAATTTAGACAAAGCTGTAGCTGCTTCAAAAGACCGATTTGATTTTGAG ATCAAATGGCATCCGTATTTCCTCAATCCATCTGCTCCTAAAGAAGGCGTAAATAAGCTGCAGTATTATAGAGAAAAGTTTGGATCTCGAACTGATGGAATTGTAGCTCGAATGACTGAG GTTTTTAAAGGTCTCGATCTTGAATATAATATATCCGGTCTCAC GGGCAATACATTAGACAGCCACAGGCTTATATATTTTGCTGGCCAACAAAGTCTTGATAAGCAACATAAGCTTGTTGAGGAGTTATTTCTAGGCTACTTCACACAGGCCAAATATATTGGTGATAG GGATTTTCTTTTGAATTGCGCGGCAAAAGTTGGGATCGAGGGGGCAGCAGACTTCCTGGCAGATCCAAATAATGGAGTTAAGGAG GTAAATGAGGACCTGGAGAAATACTCGGGTAATATCACAGGAGTTCCATACTATGTG ATCAATGGGAAGCACAAGTTAAGTGGTGGACAGCCACCGGAAGTATTTATAAGAGCTTTTGAGGTTACTGCAAATTAA
- the LOC126676540 gene encoding agamous-like MADS-box protein MADS2 yields the protein MGRGRVELKRIENKINRQVTFAKRRNGLLKKAYELSVLCDAEVALIIFSNRGKLYEFSSISNMLKSLDRYQKCSYGAVEVNKPAKELESSYREYLKLKTRFESLQRTQRNLLGEELGPLNTKELEQLERQLESSLKLVRSTKTQFMLDQLSDLQNKEQLLLEANRALTIKLDEISTTALRSSWEEGEQSMSYGHQQQQHHHHHQPQELFHHLDCNPTLQIGYNNVVSDQMTATTHAQTVSGFIPGWML from the exons atgggAAGGGGAAGAGTGGAATTGAAGAGGATAGAGAACAAGATAAACAGACAAGTAACATTTGCAAAGAGAAGAAATGGGCTGCTGAAGAAAGCTTATGAGTTATCTGTTCTTTGTGATGCTGAGGTGGCTCTTATTATCTTCTCTAACCGTGGCAAGCTCTATGAGTTTAGTAGCATTTCTAA CATGCTCAAGAGCCTGGATAGGTATCAAAAGTGTAGTTATGGTGCAGTGGAAGTCAATAAGCCTGCCAAGGAGCTTGAG AGCAGCTATAGGGAGTACTTGAAACTGAAAACTAGATTCGAGTCGCTACAACGAACTCAGAG GAACTTACTTGGAGAGGAATTAGGGCCTCTTAATACTAAGGAGCTCGAGCAGCTTGAGCGTCAGTTGGAGTCATCACTTAAGCTAGTCCGGTCCACCAAG ACTCAGTTTATGCTTGACCAGCTTTCAGATCTTCAAAACAAG GAACAATTGTTGCTGGAAGCTAATAGAGCTTTAACAATAAAG CTGGATGAAATAAGTACTACAGCCCTTCGATCATCATGGGAAGAAGGTGAGCAAAGTATGTCATATGGGCATCAGCAGCAGCAgcatcatcaccatcatcaaCCTCAGGAGTTATTTCATCATTTAGATTGCAATCCCACACTGCAAATAGG GTACAACAATGTAGTTTCAGACCAGATGACAGCCACAACCCATGCGCAGACAGTGAGTGGGTTCATCCCAGGATGGATGCTTTGA
- the LOC126676125 gene encoding MYB-like transcription factor EOBI: MSERMIMSWGVTEQGWRKGPWTPQEDKLLTEYVKLHGDGRWSSVSRSSGLNRSGKSCRLRWVNYLRPGLKRGQITPQEEGIIIELHALWGNKWSTIARYLPGRTDNEIKNYWRTHFKKKEKSPKKQRKLIKCQNFNQNFVNQQQEEQQHLGDDMKWAMMNTNVDHKMQDNNMGVMNPNVEDQCLPVMNNEDVSSWVDFLMDDELWGDLWNLDNQVATFK; encoded by the exons atgaGTGAGAGAATGATCATGAGTTGGGGAGTTACTGAGCAAGGGTGGAGGAAAGGTCCTTGGACTCCTCAAGAAGATAAGTTGCTTACTGAATATGTTAAGTTGCATGGAGATGGAAGATGGAGTTCTGTCTCTAGGTCTTCAG GCTTGAATAGGAGTGGTAAGAGTTGTAGACTAAGGTGGGTGAATTACCTTAGACCAGGCTTGAAAAGAGGCCAAATTACACCTCAAGAAGAAGGCATCATTATTGAATTGCATGCGCTCTGGGGAAACAA GTGGTCAACCATTGCTAGATACTTACCAGGAAGAACAGACAATGAGATAAAGAATTATTGGAGAACTCACttcaagaaaaaagaaaaatcaccAAAGAAACAACGTAAGCTCATTAAATGTCAAAATTTCAATCAAAATTTTGTGAACCAACAACAAGAAGAGCAGCAACATTTGGGTGATGACATGAAATGGGCTATGATGAACACAAATGTTGATCACAAAATGCAAGACAACAATATGGGAGTCATGAACCCTAATGTAGAGGATCAATGCTTGCCTGTGATGAATAATGAAGATGTTTCATCATGGGTAGATTTTCTGATGGATGATGAACTGTGGGGTGACTTGTGGAATCTTGATAACCAAGTTGCAACATTCAAGTAA
- the LOC126676347 gene encoding uncharacterized protein LOC126676347 isoform X2, producing the protein MAESASNSSGKKLIRIDVSSDSVCPWCFVGKRNLDKAVAASKDRFDFEIKWHPYFLNPSAPKEGVNKLQYYREKFGSRTDGIVARMTEVFKGLDLEYNISGLTGNTLDSHRLIYFAGQQSLDKQHKLVEELFLGYFTQAKYIGDRDFLLNCAAKVGIEGAADFLADPNNGVKEVNEDLEKYSGNITGVPYYVINGKHKLSGGQPPEVFIRAFEVTAN; encoded by the exons ATGGCCGAGTCAGCAAGTAACAGCAGCGGGAAGAAGCTTATTCGAATTGATGTCAGTTCAGACTCTGTATGCCCATGGTGCTTTGTTGGCAAGAGAAATTTAGACAAAGCTGTAGCTGCTTCAAAAGACCGATTTGATTTTGAG ATCAAATGGCATCCGTATTTCCTCAATCCATCTGCTCCTAAAGAAGGCGTAAATAAGCTGCAGTATTATAGAGAAAAGTTTGGATCTCGAACTGATGGAATTGTAGCTCGAATGACTGAG GTTTTTAAAGGTCTCGATCTTGAATATAATATATCCGGTCTCAC GGGCAATACATTAGACAGCCACAGGCTTATATATTTTGCTGGCCAACAAAGTCTTGATAAGCAACATAAGCTTGTTGAGGAGTTATTTCTAGGCTACTTCACACAGGCCAAATATATTGGTGATAG GGATTTTCTTTTGAATTGCGCGGCAAAAGTTGGGATCGAGGGGGCAGCAGACTTCCTGGCAGATCCAAATAATGGAGTTAAGGAG GTAAATGAGGACCTGGAGAAATACTCGGGTAATATCACAGGAGTTCCATACTATGTG ATCAATGGGAAGCACAAGTTAAGTGGTGGACAGCCACCGGAAGTATTTATAAGAGCTTTTGAGGTTACTGCAAATTAA
- the LOC126679319 gene encoding truncated transcription factor CAULIFLOWER A-like encodes MGRGRVELKRIENKISRQVTFSKRRSGLLKKAHEISVLCEADVALIVFSTKGKLFEYSTDSSMEAILERYERCSYAERQVDPNESDQQQGNWGLEYPKLMSKIEVLQRSLRNYAGEDLDPMSLRELQQLEQQIDTALKRVRSRKNQLYHESISNLQKKERSLHDQNNMLAKQLKENDNTLTECEQWEQQNLCRSSSAFMLPPPPPQQPPMLFVPSLNVSNRENLQTREFMNETDQEAVVQSQPNATQMPPWMLINRVHQ; translated from the exons ATGGGTAGAGGTAGGGTTGAGCTGAAGCGAATCGAAAACAAGATCAGCAGACAAGTGACCTTCTCTAAGAGAAGAAGTGGTCTGCTCAAGAAAGCTCATGAGATCTCAGTTCTTTGTGAAGCTGATGTTGCCCTCATTGTTTTCTCTACTAAAGGAAAACTCTTTGAATACTCCACTGATTCCag TATGGAAGCAATCTTGGAAAGATATGAAAGATGTTCATATGCAGAAAGACAAGTTGATCCAAATGAATCTGATCAACAACAG GGAAATTGGGGTTTGGAATATCCTAAGCTCATGTCTAAAATTGAGGTCTTACAAAGAAGTTTAAG gAATTATGCAGGAGAAGATTTGGATCCAATGAGTCTAAGAGAACTCCAGCAATTGGAACAGCAGATTGACACTGCTCTTAAGCGTGTGCGATCGAGAaag AACCAACTTTATCATGAATCTATTTCCAACCTGCAGAAGAAG GAAAGATCATTACATGATCAAAATAACATGCTAGCCAAACAG CTCAAGGAAAATGATAACACATTAACTGAGTGTGAACAATGGGAGCAACAAAATCTCTGTCGGAGCTCATCGGCCTTCATGctgccaccaccaccaccacagcAGCCGCCAATGCTATTCGTTCCATCTTTAAATGTCAG CAACAGAGAAAATCTACAGACACGGGAATTCATGAACGAAACGGATCAGGAAGCAGTAGTTCAGTCTCAGCCTAATGCAACACAGATGCCTCCATGGATGCTCATCAATCGCGTGCATCAGTAG